The following proteins are co-located in the Haliotis asinina isolate JCU_RB_2024 chromosome 13, JCU_Hal_asi_v2, whole genome shotgun sequence genome:
- the LOC137259435 gene encoding ankyrin-3-like codes for MIAAVAEHRALLEVLVEKGANLTLLDDEDNNILHVACMEGNLEIVKYIHSLKIIDIESRGGNGTTPLLSAALFGKKDVFCFLMEIGADISKENDHGENILHVSCQGGNIDIVKYVLEHSVLYINSTDNNGITPLLLAAGSGSKVVFHFLMERGADCLTKDSRNRNVLHWACQGGNVKIVKYILTQTIVDINGNDENNMTPLLLAAYHGKKDVFGLLIEKGANTLAVNQKRRNSLHLSSAGGHVDTVKYVLKQTSVDIDSKDYGEMTPALIAASQGENEVFDILVKNGADLSLIDKGDDNILHLACRGGNVKIVTYILMQNIVDINGKGDEEMTPVLIAVSHGKNEVFHILVKNGADLSLIDKDDDNILHLACRGRNVKIVTYILMQNIVDINAKNTDGETPVMLAAESGERDVFDILVKKGADLTVTDNFCSTILHWAWFGRSVEIVNFILMQNIVDINEKNRVGITPVMLAADAGEREAFDILVQKGADLSAIDDHGDNILHWACRGGNVKIVNFILMRNNVDINRKGRGGLTPVMLAAWRAKRDVFDSLVRKRADLSGFQNDGKNILHLACQGTNVEIVKHILRLHIVDINFRFNEMTPLMLAVKYHPRDVFQLLLESGADPSLVNRDGDNVLHLACVRGDEEIVKQILKLHALNINCRGSKGRTPLLLAAEYNTCNVFELLMESGADPSAVTNDGDNILHMACEGNSEEIVKHVLKLHSLDINCRGYKGRTPLLVAAVYSTYDVFKLLLESGANLSVADSDGNSILHFALMGEDEKILKHILKLHVVDINCRGSKGMTPLLLAARQNTFGVFQLLLESGADPSVVNNDGDNVLHLACVQGDEDIVKYVLARDMVDLTTKNNQGFNATEIARDHDYLSITNLLSQD; via the coding sequence ATGATAGCGGCAGTAGCAGAACATAGGGCATTGCTGGAAGTACTTGTGGAGAAAGGGGCAAATTTGACCCTATTAGACGATGAGGATAATAATATCTTACACGTTGCCTGTATGGAGGGAAACTTGGAGATAGTGAAGTACATCCACTCACTGAAGATCATAGACATTGAAAGTAGGGGAGGAAATGGAACAACGCCATTGTTGTCAGCAGCACTGTTTGGGAAGAAGGACGTGTTTTGTTTCCTTATGGAAATAGGAGCTGATATATCAAAAGAGAACGATCATGGTGAAAATATCCTCCATGTATCCTGTCAAGGAGGAAATATAGATATTGTCAAATATGTCCTGGAACATAGTGTTCTGTATATAAACAGTACAGataacaatggcattacgccactgTTGCTGGCAGCTGGTTCCGGGAGCAAAGTTGTGTTTCACTTCCTGATGGAGAGAGGAGCTGACTGCTTAACAAAGGATAGTAGGAACAGAAATGTCCTTCATTGGGCCTGTCAAGGAGGAAATGTGAAGATTGTTAAATATATCCTGACACAAACTATTGTCGACATTAACGGCAACGATGAAAATAACATGACACCATTGCTGTTAGCCGCATATCATGGgaaaaaagatgtgtttgggttaTTGATAGAAAAAGGTGCTAATACTTTAGCAGTGAATCAGAAACGTAGAAACAGTCTCCATCTTTCCTCCGCTGGAGGACATGTGGATACAGTCAAATATGTCCTAAAGCAAACCAGTGTGGACATAGATAGTAAAGATTATGGAGAAATGACTCCAGCACTGATTGCGGCGTCTCAAGGGGAAAACGAAGTATTTGATATTCTTGTCAAAAACGGAGCTGATCTGTCACTAATTGACAAGGGtgatgacaacatccttcatttggCTTGTCGAGGAGGAAATGTTAAGATAGTGACTTATATCCTGATGCAGAACATTGTGGATATAAATGGTAAAGGGGATGAAGAAATGACACCAGTACTGATTGCGGTATCTCATGGTAAAAACGAAGTATTTCATATTCTTGTGAAAAACGGAGCTGATCTGTCACTAATTGACAAGGAtgatgacaacatccttcatttggCTTGTCGAGGAAGAAATGTCAAGATAGTGACTTATATCCTGATGcaaaacattgtggatataaaCGCAAAAAACACTGATGGAGAGACACCAGTGATGCTTGCAGCAGAAAGTGGGGAAAGAGACGTATTTGATATTCTGGTGAAGAAAGGAGCTGATCTGACAGTAACTGACAATTTTTGTTCCACTATTCTTCATTGGGCCTGGTTTGGAAGAAGTGTTGAGATTGTAAATTTTATCCTGATGcaaaacattgtggatataaatgaaaaaaacagaGTTGGAATAACACCAGTGATGCTTGCAGCAGATGCTGGGGAAAGAGAAGCATTTGATATTCTTGTCCAGAAAGGAGCTGATCTGTCCGCAATTGATGACcatggtgacaacatccttcattggGCCTGTCGAGGAGGAAATGTTAAGATAGTGAATTTTATCCTGATGCGAAACAATGTGGATATAAATAGAAAAGGCCGTGGTGGATTGACACCAGTGATGCTGGCAGCATGGCGTGCGAAAAGAGATGTATTTGATAGTCTGGTGAGAAAAAGAGCTGACCTTTCAGGGTTTCAAAATGATGGAAAGAACATCCTTCATTTGGCCTGTCAGGGAACAAATGTGGAGATAGTCAAGCATATCCTCAGGTTACACATTGTGGATATAAACTTTAGGTTCAATGAGATGACACCACTAATGTTAGCAGTAAAATATCATCCACGCGATGTGTTTCAGTTGCTACTGGAAAGCGGAGCGGATCCTTCTTTAGTAAATAGAGATGGTGACAACGTCCTTCATTTGGCCTGTGTGAGAGGGGATGAGGAAATAGTGAAGCAGATCCTGAAGCTACACGCTCTGAACATAAACTGTAGAGGATCGAAAGGGAGGACACCACTGCTGTTAGCAGCAGAATACAATACATGCAATGTGTTTGAATTGCTAATGGAGAGTGGAGCTGATCCTTCGGCAGTAACTAATGATggtgacaatatccttcatatGGCCTGTGAGGGAAACAGTGAGGAGATAGTGAAGCATGTCCTCAAGCTACACTCTCTGGACATAAACTGTAGAGGATATAAAGGGAGGACACCACTTCTGGTAGCGGCAGTATACAGTACATACGACGTGTTTAAATTGCTACTAGAGAGTGGAGCGAATCTTTCAGTAGCAGATAGTGATGGTAACAGCATCCTTCATTTCGCCTTAATGGGAGAAGATGAGAAGATATTGAAGCATATTCTCAAGCTACACGTTGTTGATATAAACTGTAGAGGATCGAAAGGGATGACACCACTGCTGTTAGCAGCAAGACAAAATACATTCGGTGTGTTTCAATTGCTCCTAGAGAGTGGAGCAGATCCTTCAGTAGTAAATAATGATGGTGACAATGTCCTTCATTTGGCCTGTGTACAAGGAGatgaagacattgtgaaatatgtacTGGCACGGGATATGGTAGATTTAACCACAAAGAATAATCAGGGCTTTAATGCAACCGAGATAGCGAGGGACCATGATTACTTATCAATAACAAACTTactgtcacaagactga